A part of Paraliobacillus zengyii genomic DNA contains:
- a CDS encoding DNA internalization-related competence protein ComEC/Rec2 produces MRGKWHLIAVSAIIGIIAITLRLLFLYGIFFLWLYLLFKNKRIRIVDIMIMCSTCFIFSFYYYPSNQNKILDGEVQDFMGTITSEIDSTPLKTSFVFHDAITNQDLLVTNFKNEEDLSSSTTWKTGATCQLQGSPEIPPVSKNPGQFNYQEYLFKQKITYLITIEQSDLKCTGSSFENELFTLRKNIIVKIEREISSFASGWLQALLLGRDALIDEKAIINVFERWGLSHLLAISGLHVGLISSFVYFILIKTGMVTKEKAFYLLLALLMVYPFISGGAPSVWRAAWMTILGFIMMKNKINLGMIDSLSIVFFICVLFDKQIIYQLGFQFSFLVTLSILLSKHFITRSSGKLNLIFRISFISLVSVLPIQIAHFYFLNPLSLILNTIVVPYFSIIVMPVLFLMLLSIYFFPFLTTLIDSTFIHLHQPALSIIEWIDQKWYYPWIIGEFPIYYYIPYYLCLFFLFIALDDKKKRMAILNGLVLIGLVFWIACRPYINGNGTITMLDVGQGDSIIIELPYRKGVIVIDAAGTMESDFKTPSDRTYQQVIKPYLYSRGIGNIDLVVLSHADHDHIGSLPFLLEEFPVQRIVTSTYFTPPQELANVIKKEEINWDYLKKDEHFMIDQQQFYVMHPEVNQEAENDNSLVIASKIGSLMWLFTGDISADVEQILVKNYPNIKVDVLKVAHHGSHSSTSSSFLQAFRPQIALISVGENNQYNHPDQDVIERLSKENIIIYRTDKQGAIQYTYKNTGDQGTFSSFLP; encoded by the coding sequence GTGCGTGGAAAATGGCATCTGATTGCAGTTAGTGCTATTATTGGAATAATTGCAATCACACTGCGATTGTTATTCCTTTATGGTATATTTTTTCTTTGGTTATACCTACTATTCAAGAACAAACGGATAAGAATTGTGGATATTATGATCATGTGTAGTACATGTTTCATTTTCTCTTTTTACTATTATCCATCGAATCAAAATAAAATATTAGATGGTGAAGTTCAGGATTTCATGGGAACCATCACCTCAGAGATAGACTCTACTCCGTTAAAAACCTCATTTGTCTTTCATGATGCTATAACAAATCAAGATCTTCTTGTCACTAACTTTAAAAATGAAGAGGATCTATCCTCCTCTACAACTTGGAAAACAGGTGCCACATGTCAGTTACAAGGATCACCAGAAATACCTCCAGTCAGCAAAAATCCAGGTCAATTTAATTATCAAGAATACCTTTTTAAACAAAAAATAACCTATCTCATAACGATCGAGCAAAGCGATCTAAAATGTACTGGCTCTTCATTTGAAAATGAGCTTTTCACTTTGCGGAAAAATATCATAGTTAAAATTGAAAGGGAAATAAGTAGTTTTGCGAGTGGGTGGCTCCAAGCGCTATTATTAGGCCGAGACGCATTGATTGACGAAAAGGCCATCATCAATGTATTCGAACGATGGGGGTTGTCCCACCTGCTAGCTATATCTGGCTTACATGTAGGATTAATTAGTAGCTTTGTTTATTTTATCTTAATTAAGACTGGTATGGTTACGAAAGAGAAAGCATTTTATCTATTACTTGCATTGTTGATGGTTTATCCGTTTATTAGTGGAGGGGCTCCATCTGTATGGCGAGCTGCATGGATGACGATATTAGGATTTATTATGATGAAAAATAAAATAAACTTAGGAATGATTGATAGTCTAAGTATAGTTTTCTTTATTTGTGTTTTATTTGATAAACAAATCATTTACCAATTAGGTTTTCAATTTTCTTTTCTTGTAACCTTATCCATTTTGTTGTCTAAACATTTTATAACCAGAAGTAGCGGAAAATTAAATCTTATATTTCGAATAAGTTTTATTAGCTTAGTTAGTGTTTTACCTATTCAAATAGCCCATTTTTATTTTTTGAATCCATTATCACTGATACTAAATACTATAGTCGTACCTTACTTTTCTATTATAGTTATGCCTGTTTTGTTCCTCATGCTTCTTTCCATTTATTTCTTTCCGTTTTTGACTACGTTAATCGATAGCACTTTTATTCATCTTCATCAACCTGCTTTATCCATAATAGAATGGATTGATCAAAAATGGTATTATCCATGGATAATCGGTGAATTCCCTATATATTACTATATTCCATATTATTTATGTTTGTTTTTCTTATTCATTGCACTAGATGATAAAAAGAAAAGAATGGCTATTTTAAACGGATTAGTATTAATTGGTTTAGTTTTTTGGATCGCTTGTCGTCCATATATTAACGGAAATGGAACAATCACAATGCTTGATGTAGGTCAAGGGGATTCGATTATTATAGAACTACCTTATCGAAAAGGTGTCATTGTTATCGATGCTGCAGGAACGATGGAAAGTGATTTTAAAACCCCATCTGATCGGACTTATCAACAAGTAATAAAACCATATTTGTACAGTAGAGGTATTGGGAATATTGATTTAGTTGTACTATCACATGCTGACCATGATCATATAGGAAGTTTACCTTTCTTATTAGAGGAATTTCCTGTCCAACGTATAGTAACAAGTACTTATTTTACCCCACCTCAGGAGTTAGCTAATGTAATAAAAAAAGAAGAAATTAACTGGGATTATCTAAAAAAAGATGAGCACTTTATGATTGATCAACAACAATTTTATGTGATGCATCCAGAAGTGAATCAAGAAGCGGAAAATGACAATTCGCTAGTTATAGCGTCTAAAATTGGATCTTTAATGTGGCTTTTCACAGGAGATATTAGTGCAGATGTAGAACAAATACTTGTGAAAAATTATCCCAATATAAAAGTGGATGTTCTAAAGGTTGCGCATCACGGTAGTCATTCTTCTACTTCTTCTAGCTTTTTACAAGCATTTCGTCCTCAAATTGCATTAATCTCCGTTGGTGAAAATAATCAATATAATCATCCAGATCAAGATGTTATCGAACGCTTATCAAAAGAGAACATCATCATATACCGAACCGATAAACAAGGAGCGATACAATATACGTATAAAAATACTGGAGATCAAGGAACATTTTCATCATTCTTACCATAA
- a CDS encoding helix-hairpin-helix domain-containing protein: protein MFYWLKNNWLIASVVIGIIAFGLWELINSSQMTNTTIRSNVSQTEPEMELEEEIVNPIEHTTEPVKQFVDVKGEVMKPDMYEITGEKRVKEVIEMAGGFTDQANLEQVNLAQKVVDEMVIIVPKIGEEIQTLQTTTNETTTSKIPLNTATKEEIETLPGIGGVKADAILQYREENGPFTSIQDLEGITGIGTKTIENLAEFIQIP, encoded by the coding sequence ATGTTTTATTGGTTAAAAAACAATTGGCTAATCGCTAGTGTCGTTATTGGTATAATAGCATTTGGATTATGGGAATTAATCAATTCTAGTCAGATGACTAATACGACTATTCGTTCGAATGTTAGTCAGACAGAACCAGAAATGGAGTTAGAGGAAGAAATAGTTAATCCCATAGAGCATACAACAGAGCCAGTCAAGCAGTTTGTAGATGTGAAAGGTGAAGTGATGAAACCTGATATGTATGAAATTACTGGAGAGAAACGTGTGAAAGAAGTAATTGAAATGGCAGGTGGGTTTACTGATCAAGCCAATCTAGAGCAAGTAAACTTAGCCCAAAAAGTAGTAGATGAAATGGTGATAATTGTCCCGAAAATTGGGGAAGAGATACAAACCTTACAAACAACCACAAATGAAACAACTACATCTAAAATTCCCCTTAATACAGCCACTAAAGAAGAAATAGAAACCCTACCAGGCATTGGTGGAGTTAAGGCTGATGCCATTTTGCAGTATCGAGAAGAAAATGGCCCATTCACATCGATTCAGGATTTAGAAGGTATAACTGGAATTGGAACTAAAACAATTGAGAATCTTGCGGAATTCATACAAATTCCATAA
- the spoIIP gene encoding stage II sporulation protein P, translated as MTHIKIKWNNVRKSFVQYVRNGSIWMIILIILFVSIGFFTTAKPAYRLSSSLLTSWTSQINGSTFLYLLGMENQQFLDAYPSDVEPIQWNDFMFELATNIKPNDVRSLLGRELPGFYAFDRKIIIAAEGTDYTNLPIESSSPLDVVLEERDATMDEEIPKNEQTEEEQSEQTTEGEKVVFVYNTHNRESFLPNLEGVDDPNNAFHDEVNITKVSDRLAESLEAKGIGAQVDHTDFMSVLNQNGWEYWQSYEASKPIVEEALAGNSQIQYVFDLHRDSRRKDDTTATIDGETYAKLFFVIGSDYSGNEENVALATKLHEQLEAKYPGLSRGVTEQGGAGRNGVYNQNLADNAILIEVGGVDNTMTELYRSADALAEVFSSYYWDANALEVSEDAN; from the coding sequence ATGACTCATATAAAAATAAAATGGAATAACGTGCGTAAATCATTTGTTCAGTATGTTAGAAATGGATCAATTTGGATGATAATCCTAATTATATTGTTTGTTTCAATCGGCTTTTTTACAACTGCAAAACCAGCTTATCGCTTATCATCTTCACTTTTAACGTCATGGACAAGCCAAATAAATGGTTCAACATTTTTATATTTATTAGGGATGGAAAATCAACAATTTTTAGATGCCTATCCCTCTGATGTAGAACCAATTCAATGGAATGATTTTATGTTTGAATTAGCAACAAATATAAAGCCAAATGACGTAAGAAGTCTATTAGGCCGCGAATTACCAGGTTTTTATGCATTCGACAGAAAAATTATTATAGCAGCTGAAGGAACGGATTATACTAATTTGCCAATTGAATCCTCTTCTCCGCTAGATGTTGTTTTAGAAGAAAGAGATGCAACGATGGACGAAGAAATTCCTAAAAATGAACAAACAGAAGAAGAGCAGAGTGAACAAACAACAGAAGGAGAAAAGGTTGTTTTCGTTTACAACACGCATAATCGTGAATCATTTTTACCTAATTTAGAGGGTGTGGATGACCCTAATAATGCTTTTCATGATGAAGTGAATATAACAAAAGTAAGTGATCGTTTAGCGGAAAGTTTAGAGGCAAAAGGAATTGGAGCACAAGTAGATCATACTGACTTCATGTCAGTATTAAATCAAAATGGTTGGGAGTATTGGCAATCGTATGAAGCGTCTAAACCAATTGTAGAAGAAGCATTAGCAGGCAATAGTCAAATTCAGTATGTTTTTGATTTACATCGTGATAGTCGAAGGAAAGATGATACAACAGCAACGATTGACGGAGAAACATATGCTAAACTCTTTTTTGTGATTGGTTCAGATTATAGCGGAAATGAAGAAAATGTAGCGTTAGCAACAAAACTTCACGAGCAATTAGAGGCTAAGTATCCTGGATTAAGTAGAGGTGTCACAGAACAAGGAGGCGCTGGAAGAAATGGTGTTTATAATCAAAATTTAGCGGATAATGCAATTTTGATTGAAGTTGGTGGCGTTGATAATACAATGACAGAGTTGTACCGTTCTGCTGATGCGTTGGCAGAGGTCTTTAGCAGCTATTATTGGGATGCAAATGCTCTTGAAGTTAGTGAAGATGCTAATTAA
- the holA gene encoding DNA polymerase III subunit delta, which produces MDYFKAIETIKNQELQSLYVLYGTESFLIEAINKQLIFTGLAPEDKESNIIRYDLEETTIQEVVMDAETYPFFGGRKIIFAYNPLFLTAKQDKSNVDHNLESLQNYIEQPVDYSTLVLIAPYEKLDERKKLIKLLKKQATMVDCEEIKAWNVDRWIDHMAKTLQVKLEKPVYELIVRETGTNLLMLQKELEKLATYVGTNGTVTASIAEDLVAHQANTSGLKLVDAVIAKDLNKAIQIYKDLERMNEEVIALVALLASQFRTLYHVKVLVQKGYGQKQMAQYLKVHPYVVKMSMEREKKFTQKRLEFIIDACATTDAQIKQGKIDKPLAFELLLYQLIQQKLA; this is translated from the coding sequence GTGGATTATTTTAAAGCAATTGAAACAATAAAAAATCAAGAATTACAGTCTTTATATGTTTTATATGGCACAGAATCATTCTTAATTGAAGCTATTAATAAGCAGTTGATCTTTACTGGTTTGGCACCTGAAGATAAAGAATCAAATATTATTCGTTACGACTTAGAAGAAACAACAATTCAAGAGGTTGTAATGGATGCAGAAACATACCCATTTTTTGGCGGAAGAAAAATAATTTTTGCTTATAACCCATTATTTTTAACTGCTAAGCAGGATAAATCTAATGTAGATCATAATTTAGAAAGCTTACAAAACTATATTGAGCAACCGGTAGATTATTCCACACTTGTCTTAATTGCTCCATATGAAAAGTTAGATGAGCGGAAAAAATTAATAAAATTGTTAAAGAAACAAGCTACAATGGTTGATTGTGAAGAAATAAAAGCTTGGAATGTGGACCGATGGATTGATCATATGGCTAAAACGCTCCAAGTTAAATTAGAAAAGCCAGTTTATGAATTAATTGTTCGAGAAACTGGAACTAACCTACTAATGTTACAAAAGGAATTAGAGAAATTAGCGACGTATGTAGGTACGAATGGGACAGTAACTGCTTCTATTGCAGAAGATTTAGTAGCACATCAAGCAAACACATCTGGATTAAAATTAGTTGACGCAGTAATCGCTAAAGATCTAAATAAAGCGATTCAGATTTATAAAGATTTAGAAAGAATGAATGAGGAAGTTATTGCGCTAGTCGCTTTATTAGCGTCTCAGTTTCGAACACTTTATCATGTCAAAGTTTTAGTGCAAAAAGGCTACGGTCAAAAACAAATGGCACAATACTTAAAAGTGCATCCTTATGTAGTAAAAATGTCGATGGAAAGAGAAAAGAAATTCACGCAAAAAAGGTTGGAGTTCATAATAGATGCTTGTGCAACAACAGATGCACAGATCAAGCAAGGTAAGATTGATAAACCATTAGCGTTTGAACTATTACTTTACCAATTAATTCAACAAAAGTTGGCATAA
- the gpr gene encoding GPR endopeptidase, whose amino-acid sequence MVKKLAQSHDRKPSIRTDLAVEAKDMYVEEENDTEKKIEGVVINEHKEKDTLVTYVQIDKVGAEKIQKKVGNYITIHTEGVKRQDSHLQEEAAQVLAKELVKLLEETNLKEDATCLIVGLGNGNVTPDALGPMTVEKSLITSHLFKLHPETVAEGYRSVSSLTPGVMGVTGIETSDIIVGIIEKIKPDFVIAIDALASRSIERVNATIQISDSGIHPGSGVGNKRKELSRETLGIPVIAIGVPTVVDAVTITSDTIDYMLKHFGREWAEKDRPSKSLTPASMNFGKRTLSDEDMPKLEKRKAMFGMIGGLNEEEKRTLIQEVLTPLGHNLMVTPKEVDGYMKDMAHLLASGINAALHQTVTISNSGAYTR is encoded by the coding sequence ATGGTGAAGAAATTGGCTCAATCTCATGATAGGAAACCTTCTATTAGAACAGACTTGGCAGTAGAAGCAAAGGATATGTATGTAGAAGAGGAAAACGATACAGAAAAGAAAATTGAAGGCGTGGTAATAAATGAACATAAAGAAAAAGATACACTTGTTACTTATGTTCAAATTGATAAAGTAGGCGCAGAAAAAATTCAAAAAAAAGTTGGAAACTACATTACCATTCATACAGAAGGTGTGAAACGGCAAGATAGTCATCTGCAAGAAGAAGCAGCACAAGTTCTAGCAAAAGAGTTAGTAAAACTATTAGAAGAAACGAATCTTAAAGAGGATGCGACCTGTTTAATTGTAGGATTAGGTAATGGTAATGTAACCCCGGATGCACTTGGACCAATGACGGTAGAGAAATCGCTTATTACAAGTCATTTATTTAAGCTTCATCCTGAAACAGTAGCAGAAGGCTATCGCTCTGTCTCTTCATTAACTCCTGGTGTAATGGGAGTTACAGGTATTGAAACAAGCGACATTATTGTGGGCATCATTGAGAAAATAAAACCGGATTTCGTTATTGCAATTGACGCATTAGCTTCACGATCAATCGAACGTGTTAACGCAACGATTCAAATTTCAGACTCTGGGATACATCCAGGTTCAGGCGTCGGGAATAAGCGTAAAGAGTTAAGTAGAGAGACATTAGGAATTCCTGTTATAGCTATAGGTGTTCCAACAGTAGTCGATGCTGTAACAATTACGAGTGATACGATTGATTATATGTTAAAACATTTTGGCCGGGAATGGGCTGAAAAAGATAGACCATCTAAAAGTCTTACACCTGCAAGTATGAACTTTGGAAAACGCACTTTATCAGATGAGGACATGCCAAAACTAGAGAAACGAAAAGCTATGTTCGGCATGATTGGTGGGTTAAATGAAGAAGAAAAACGCACCTTAATTCAAGAGGTATTGACGCCACTTGGACACAACTTAATGGTTACGCCAAAGGAAGTAGACGGCTATATGAAAGACATGGCACATCTATTAGCATCAGGAATTAATGCAGCGTTACATCAAACAGTAACAATCAGTAATTCTGGAGCCTATACACGTTAG
- the rsfS gene encoding ribosome silencing factor, translated as MNNEEIAKLAAQACDDKRGNDIVLLNMQQVSSMADYFLICDASNERQVQSIAREIKEKAEELDINVKRMEGFDQARWILVDLGDVVCHIFHSDERNYYNLERLWGDAPLVEMHFSKEG; from the coding sequence ATGAATAACGAAGAAATTGCAAAATTAGCAGCACAAGCTTGTGATGACAAACGAGGTAACGATATTGTTTTATTAAATATGCAACAAGTTTCATCAATGGCGGATTATTTTTTAATTTGTGATGCAAGTAATGAAAGACAAGTACAGTCAATTGCAAGAGAAATAAAGGAAAAAGCTGAAGAATTAGATATTAATGTAAAGCGAATGGAAGGATTTGACCAAGCACGCTGGATCCTAGTTGATTTAGGCGATGTTGTTTGTCATATTTTCCATAGTGATGAGCGTAACTATTATAATCTTGAGCGACTTTGGGGTGATGCACCACTAGTGGAGATGCATTTCTCAAAAGAGGGATAA
- a CDS encoding class I SAM-dependent DNA methyltransferase: MSYNKMSYVYDLLMEDAPYDDWHAFTKYALKKYGTETKKIIDLGCGTGQITCLLSQSGYDLVGVDLAADMLSHAEQRASANNLKIQWVEQDLRSLNGLSQFDAAVSYCDVINYITTEEELANVFSNVEQLLKPNGLFLFDIHAIGYVESELKDQVFSEMYEDMGYVWFCEPGEQEGEVFHNLTFFIQDQKQYDRFDEIHHQRTFPIPTYERLLKKCGFEIKGLYADFNFEPISKETIEKEQRIFFVCQK, encoded by the coding sequence ATGTCTTACAATAAGATGTCATATGTATATGATCTACTAATGGAAGATGCTCCTTATGATGATTGGCATGCTTTTACAAAGTATGCATTAAAAAAGTATGGAACTGAAACAAAAAAAATAATTGACTTAGGTTGTGGAACTGGACAAATCACTTGTCTACTTTCACAATCTGGTTATGATTTAGTAGGTGTCGACTTAGCGGCTGATATGTTAAGTCATGCTGAGCAAAGAGCAAGTGCAAACAACTTAAAAATTCAATGGGTTGAACAGGATTTACGTTCTTTGAATGGTTTAAGCCAATTTGATGCCGCTGTTAGCTATTGCGATGTTATCAATTACATCACAACAGAGGAAGAATTAGCGAACGTATTCAGTAATGTTGAGCAGCTATTGAAACCAAATGGTTTATTTTTATTTGATATTCATGCAATAGGATATGTGGAATCAGAATTAAAAGATCAAGTTTTCTCAGAAATGTATGAAGATATGGGGTATGTTTGGTTCTGTGAGCCAGGTGAACAAGAAGGGGAAGTTTTTCATAATCTAACCTTTTTTATTCAAGATCAAAAACAATATGATCGATTTGATGAGATTCATCATCAACGGACTTTTCCAATACCTACATATGAAAGGTTATTAAAAAAATGTGGATTTGAAATCAAAGGTTTATATGCTGATTTTAATTTCGAACCAATTTCAAAGGAAACGATCGAAAAAGAACAACGAATCTTTTTTGTATGTCAAAAATAG
- the rpsT gene encoding 30S ribosomal protein S20 — MANIKSAIKRVRLNNEKRAHNAPIKSEMRSNIKQVENFVAEKNVESAKTALQRAIKKIDKAVQKGIVHKNNGNRQKSRLTKKVNELSA, encoded by the coding sequence ATGGCTAATATTAAATCAGCAATTAAACGTGTACGTTTGAATAATGAAAAACGCGCGCATAATGCACCAATTAAATCTGAAATGCGCTCTAACATTAAACAAGTAGAAAACTTCGTTGCCGAAAAGAATGTAGAAAGTGCAAAAACAGCTTTACAACGTGCAATTAAAAAAATTGACAAAGCAGTTCAAAAGGGCATTGTCCATAAAAATAATGGTAATCGTCAAAAATCACGCCTTACTAAAAAAGTAAATGAGCTTAGTGCTTAA